The Haliaeetus albicilla chromosome 9, bHalAlb1.1, whole genome shotgun sequence genomic sequence AATTACCCACAATGCGCAGCTCGGCACTACAGCTGCTTTCAATTACTCCCCAAACAGCTTCTTCCTCTGTGTCACCCTCCTGCAGAGAGCTGCACGGCTCCAGCACGGCACCATGCCGGCAGGGAGCTGTCGCTGGGCACCCAGGGTGAAGGATGGGAGCAGTTTCGGAGGGAGGGAGCCATGGCTGAGTGGCGGGCCCGGGAGCAACGCCACTGTGGCCGGTGACCGCCAGCGGCTCCAGGAGCAGAGCGCGTGCCGTGCCGAGGCAGCAGAGGAAATTAAAGGCAAATTTCTACAGCTGCTTAGCGCAGACGGCTGACTGGCTTTTCCCCTCTCACCCTCAAAAGCTGCTCAGAGAGTAAAGACACGTGTCTCGCTTCAAGCGTGAGCCGCTGTGTTGCATGGGAAGGATCCGGCctccccacagacccccccagTCTCACCCCGCGGCTGCTCCCAGGCTTCAGCCCTGGCTCGCTGGGCACTGGAGCAGGACCCATCCCGTACCTCCTCGGGCTCGATCAGCTTGAACTCCATGCCCCGGCCAGTCCAGGCAATGAAGTGGGCATTGGCGGGGTCGTCCAGGAGGGTGACCAGGAActgccagagctgcagggacCCGCGCCGCTGGTAGGGAGGGCCCTCACGGTACAGGGTGGGCTCCTGCTTCACTTTACCTGCCCGCACAGAGACACAGCTGGTTAAACAACCCAGCTCTGCCCCCCTCCCGGGCTGTGCCACCTCCAGCTGGGGACACATACGGCAACACTGGGCTCGCTCCTGTGCTGGGACCCCCCCGTGCAGGATAAGGCCACAGGGTGAGAGAGGGGAGAGGTGCTGGGATTGGCGCTGCAAGCAGGGGAGGCGCAGGGTgggtggcagggatggggatggggcaCAGCAGTGATGCCGAGCAGCCATGCAGGATGATGCTCAGCAGCTCTCAAGAGCACCGTGCCAGCACAGCTTGGCCGAAAAGCCAGCCGCTGTGGAGCCCAGCCCCGAATCTCCCTCCGTGAGCCCTGGTcaccccccagccctcctctggGGCTGGATTCTTACCCTCCAGCCTCTCCGGTACCACACATGTGTCATCAAAATACAATCGTGTGTCCTTTTCAAACGAAAATCCTAAGGGGAAAAGATCCTCGGTGATCACAGGACCCTTACACCACCCCAGCCAGACCCCAAAAAACCTCTGGCTTGGCCCAATCCAGCACCAAGACCCTGTCCCCCAGTGCCAGGAGCAGCCCCATCCCGTTATTTCAGTGGCATCTCACCAGCTTGCTGGCCGAGCGCCACGCAGCTCTGTCCTCCCCTcaccctggggagctgggggaacCAAAACCCTCTTAGTAGCTATATTGGGTGCGTTATCCCAGATTACGTGGCACGGAGGTGCCATGCCCTCGTAGCATGCTCGCGGGGGCTGGCGGCTGCATGGCACAGACCCTATTTTTAGCAgtggtgctggtgctgcttgCATGTAGGCTCTCGTGGGCATTTTCAGAgtgcccagcagctctgctagGTGTGAGGCAGGGGGGGTCTGCCTGCCCTGAGGGAGGGATGGGACAGAACACACCAGGGATGCCCATGACTCACCGTCATGGCTGCTGGGGAAGACGCCCCCCCGCAGGTACGAGGACTGGCAGTTAGGCACTTCTGCGAGGGAGATGAAAGCAGCGTTAAGGACGTACGTACCGTGGGTCCCACTGAGCGCTCAGCAACATCGTCCGCCCCAAGCACATCCTGTAGCCAAGCCTGGGcatctcccccaccccagcacacTCTGGGCCATGCACCCACCTCCAGCCTTGGGGGAAAACCAGCACGATTTAGGGGGAGTGGGGGGCCACTGGAATGAGCACTGGGAGCAAGGTCTAAGTCAGCTCGGGTTTTCACCATGTAATTCGGGCCCCGCAGGAAGGGAGGCGTTGCCGCACCTCCCCTGCCATCTGCTCGGCCGTGCCACCCTCCATCCCGAGGTCAGGGTATTTTTAGGTCCTAAGGCGATTAGAGGATTTTTCCGTGATGCTGGTGGGGTCCAGCAGCCAGAAATCACAGCTAGCCCCAGGCCAGGGCTGCGGGGGGACCCTGCGGGTGCCATGGGGCACCCCAGCCCGTGGCTATGGCACAGACCACGCCGTGCGGCATCTGGTGAATGCCTGCTAtatccccccaccccggctttggaaaggaaaggggagggaggggaagagagagatcaTCTACCAGGCGAAACAGCAGCCTGCACCGTGGAAGTCCCAGGGTGACATGGCACCCACTGCCTGAGGCTCAACCCTGCACCCGCCGTGCTGCTGCCCATGAGCCACAGACAGCAGAGATGGCTCTGCtcccctgggtgctgctggtgtAACACGTACCCCCCCCACACCAAGCGCTGGCACTTGGCTGCCCACCCCAACTCGCACCCACCTGAGTCGATGCAGTAGTCCCGGGGCTCCTGCTTGATGCCCATGGTGGGCTGGAAGCCATGGCTGGGGGGGCCGGGCAGCCCTGGGCCACCATGCTCATAGAGCGGGTCGTGGTACTCCTGCTTGAATCCCTGAGGGGGGTGTGGGGCAGTGGGGCCAAGGGGATCCGACAGCTGCCGGTGGTAGACGGGGCGGCTGTCCCCCGGGACTCCGGGCTGCGGTGGGAAGGGGTGGCAGGGCTCAGACAGCTGCCTCTGAAACCTGAGGGGAGAGGGACGGGGTGTTACCGAGGGGTGGCAAGGTCAGCCCTGCCGGCACGCCGCTGGTTCCCGCCCCAGACCGGGACCCCAGACCGGGACCCCACGCCGGCTCGGTGCCCTCAGCCCAGGGTGCTCCCAGGGTGGTTTGGGTGGCGTTGTGTCCCACCCGTAGTGGGCTGGGACGGTTCCTCGGGAGCACAGCCACCACGAGGGCTTGTCTGGGGGGACCCAGTGGGGTGGTAGGGAGCCCCATCCCCCTCCAAGCGCTGAGGACCCCCCCGCCGGAGGAGCAGGACAACATATGGGCCAGCTCTTTGCAGAGCACTATGCACCTCGGGTGATGGCAGCCCCGTGCTGTGGCGGGGATATCTGTATAGGAgtgtaaaaaggaaacaaaaacccaccccacAACAGTAAAAGTCTCCGTAAACCAGTAAAGTCTGCCCCTGGGGTGGTAGGGCAAGAGCTGCGGGGCCCAGGGGATGCTGCACCCGGGCGGGCGCTTACGCAAAGCCAAATCCACTCCGCAGCTCCAGCCGGCCGCTAATCCGCCTGCGCGGCTGGGATTAAACCTTGAACTCAGTGACAGGGAGCACTATTTTCAGCTCTGGGGTGCTGCCACCGCCAGCTTGGGCCCCAGCACAGTCTCTGCTGGCAGTGGTGGATAAGGGACCATCTCGAGGGGGTGCTGCCACATCCCCCTCGTCCTCCGGCACCTTGAAAGGCGATCTCCGATCTCCGTGCCCGGCTCCTCTCGGCCGGCCGTGTGCCATTTGGCTTTGTAACTGGAGCTCTCCCAGCTGCCGGGCTGGGATTACTCCATTTCCGAGCTGTGTCCCTCTGCCCTTCCTGAGTGAAACCCAAGCCCCATGCTGGCACTGCGCTTCCCAAGGGGTCACAGCCAAACCCCCGCATAGCTCGAAGGTCGCCCGGAGCCGAGCCCCACTTCGCCGCGGAGGGATGCTCTCCCACTGTGGGCACGTCCTGAGGGTTTCCATGGTCCCGCTGCACGGGGCTTTTGCTGGGCTGCCACATCCAGCCCCATGCCCAAAGGGGACACCCCACTGCTGGTGACATGGTAGCCATCACCACAGCAAAGGGCATCCAGGACGCCACAAGCAAAGCTGGAGGTCGACTGTGACTTGCACCATGCCACCTACTGATAGCGCGAGCAAACCCAGGACGAGGGAGTGGACTGGCAAAGCCTCCAGGGATGCAGGGTTGATGGGGGATAAAGCCACAGCTTGAAGAGGAAGTGGGGAGCAGGGTCTCTCCCTCCGTAGCCCCAAAATCACAGGGATGCCACGCGAAGCACGTGGGAGCTAAGGACCAACCCTCAGCCCAGGGGCGCTCAGGGGCAGGACGGGGatgcctgcagctccccagcccgGCAGGGCTCAGCTTGGACGGCAGAGCGCTGCGGCaggtgggagagaggagagcgGAAGCCCTGACTCAGCACCATCGGCTGCCACCGCAGGGATGGATGCAGGTGACAGCCTCTGCCTCCCTCGCCTTTCCTGAGGGGGAGGCGAAGGGTCTGCCCGGTGTCCCCGGGGCTGGGAGGAGCAGGTCCCCGTTCGCAGGGAGCTGCCTCGTGGGGAGAAAGAGCTGTGAGATCCCAGTGGGAAGTTTTGCCGCACTGGTTTCCATGGGCCCCCAGGCAGCAACATCTGGCCCGCGGTCTGTGACTGCAGCAAGGGGACAAGCaacccccttccctccccacagcTTGAGGCCACCGATCCATCCCAAGAGGGCCAAAGTCCCCATAAACAGCCGCAAGATGCCAGCGCTCACTTGGGCGGGGGAAGCCTTACCTGTGCTCTGCGTGGTATTGGTTTTCAGACATCATCTTTGGCATGTGCATAGGTGGGTGAGGCGGCCGCGGCATGGCGAAggtctgctgcctctgctcctgcagcgGGTGTGGGACCGGGGCCGCCCCATGGGCAGCTGCCTGCGcagccggggccggcggcggcggcagggctGATCCCTGGTGCGCAGGAGACACCGGCGTGGCGGGCGGCGTTAATGGCTTGAACCCGGTGGTGGGCTTCCTGTCATAGGCACTGCAGAGTGGACAGGGGCTGATGGCGACGCTAACGAGGACATCTCCGCTTGGCGGAGGCCGACCAACGAGACAAGTCCCCGTGCCGTGACCTAAGGGGTCCGCGGGCAAGCGGCCGCCCCGGCGCTACCTACCAGCAGTTGTAGAGGCACTTGTCCCCGTAGCCGGCACAGAGAGCCTGCTCGTGGCTGCAGGACGACAGCTCCGAGGAAGGGCTGTGCAGCTCCCGCTTGATCTTTGCCGGAGGTGGGGCGTGCAGGACCACTGCAACGAGACAGAGGAGGATATGGGCTCCCCCGTGCGGGAAAAGGGGATGGGGGATGTCACCCCTGGGGAGCATCCCCTTGGGGGCTCTTTGCTTGGGAATCAGGTGCCAAATTACCACCCCCCAGAGGAGCATCAGGCAACCAAACCACGGCAGGACGGTGCCCCGGCAGCCCCTGACGTGCCGATGGACTGAGGCGGGGTGGCAGGGCTGACTTCTGCAGGGGATGGCAGAGGTCCCAGGGCTGGGACAATCCCACCAGCCCAGGACATCGCTGGCAGAGGGGGAGTCATTCCCCGCTGGGATCCGAGAGGGGAACGGCACAGGGTGAGAGGGGgcacagcaagggctgcaagaGGGGAACAGGCATCTCAACAACAGCCTCGGATGAGACACGCGCCCGGGCCGAGCCAAAAACCCGTCAGTGAGGGGAGACATGCCCAGGCACTGCAGGCAGCGGCTGCCTCCCTGAGCTGTGGGGCAAGGAATGAGGGGGCTTGACAACCTGGAGCTCCAAGAGCTTGTGAACGGGACAGAGCGACCCGCTCGCCCTCGCAGGGACATACTCAGCTCCCAGTTAGCTGGCCAGAGGCTAAATGGGATCCACCTTCCCCCAGCGACAGTGCTCCAAGGGGACCCAGTCCCAGGGTCCCACAATTGTATTGAGTTCAAGTGGCAAACGTCCCATTAAACCCCAATCCTTCCCagcccccccaagccccctcgctatatataattttaaaccGAGTAATATACGCTTAACctaattaatttctaaaagcAGGCGTTCTAGGAAAGGGAAAGCGCCTCAGAGTTCTTTACCTAAATAGTGCCTGCAGAGGAGAGCCAAGACTAATCGGAAGTGGAGTATTAGCTTCATGCAAAGTCTAAACACAGCCCAGCTACAGTGGAGAGGAGCAAATAGCTCCAGGACAACTGTTCACAGCTTGCCAGGTAATTAGCTGCTCCCCTAATTTGTCAAAACCTTTAAAGAGCTGCTGACTCCCCTCTctactcccccccaccccagcaagGGCCCGGCACAGCTGGTACCAAGGGCATAAAACCCCCCGAGGAGGATTTGAAACACAAAGCCCAGCGCTgagccagcacagccccccGCACGCCTTCCACCCGCTCCCAAGCTGGATTtatccccctcctccttcttcccccctaccccccccaaGCGAGGTTTTGCCGCTCTCAGCATTTCTAGCCCTAATGGGGGGCCGGCGCAGCGGCGGCAAAGCCCGGGCGCCCTGCGAGCCACAGGAAAGCAAGGGGAACTGGCTTTGGAAGGGCTCCAGCTGCCTATCGCGGGCATGTTTCTCCCTAACAGGCTCCGTGTTGTTGGAGCGAGTTGTTTTTCTGCCAGCCGTACAATAGGGTCTGGTTATTcattgagagaaaaaaaaaaaaaaaaaaaaaagtctccgAGCGGGCACCACCCTCCATTCACAAACAATTTGGAGCGCTCCATTCATGtggccaggggaaaaaaaaaaaagagaaaaaaaaaagaagaaaaaagaaaagaaaaatttccccAGAGCTTAGCGCTGCCATTCAAGAAAAGGGAAACGAGCCTTAAGATCCTAACAGAGACCAGCTGCCCAAGCCTAGACTTTGTGCAACGTTTGGATTCCTTACACAAACACTGCGGGGCCGGCCGGCGCTGCTCGGCAAGACATGTTCTTGCCGCCAAGCTCATGGCCAGCCGGGGCTGTGAGGCCAGAGCGCCCGGTGGTGGGACTCGAGGAGGGGACCGAGGCTGGTTGTGCGGCTTTTGGTGGGGGGGAAGTAGCTGGTTTT encodes the following:
- the ETV5 gene encoding ETS translocation variant 5, which gives rise to MDGFYDQQVPFMGPGKSCAEEGRGRPGSDRKRKFLETDLAHDSEELFQDLSQLQEAWLAEAQVPDDEQFVPDFQSDNLVLHAPPPAKIKRELHSPSSELSSCSHEQALCAGYGDKCLYNCCAYDRKPTTGFKPLTPPATPVSPAHQGSALPPPPAPAAQAAAHGAAPVPHPLQEQRQQTFAMPRPPHPPMHMPKMMSENQYHAEHRFQRQLSEPCHPFPPQPGVPGDSRPVYHRQLSDPLGPTAPHPPQGFKQEYHDPLYEHGGPGLPGPPSHGFQPTMGIKQEPRDYCIDSEVPNCQSSYLRGGVFPSSHDGFSFEKDTRLYFDDTCVVPERLEGKVKQEPTLYREGPPYQRRGSLQLWQFLVTLLDDPANAHFIAWTGRGMEFKLIEPEEVARRWGIQKNRPAMNYDKLSRSLRYYYEKGIMQKVAGERYVYKFVCDPDALFSMAYPDNQRPFLKTEPDCPVPEEETVPLTHFEDSPAYLLEMDPCGSLPYAEGFAY